The following proteins come from a genomic window of Edaphobacter sp. 4G125:
- a CDS encoding ligand-binding sensor domain-containing diguanylate cyclase, producing the protein MSRQPERNSTLWFPEFRRLGWLFLRLAVMLFCVSPGTTTTFAQQFNFFHYGQEQGLRNLDVLDLIEDNSGLLWIATENGLYRYDGAQFHRFGPEEGLMESLILGLHKDVSGRIWAASDDHIYFFDGKRFTAAPAEGPPLRLLPGEPIRSIDPDHILFLESGSLMLLSRSEDKTGRPSWKLQPFFTAAEISAKTALAHLHSLLISADGLNLWLGCGQALCRIRNPLGGDSRQIEVFANTQNIPSDDWVSLFEDRNETLWARSSQHIRILARSDSTFRTRDLPSVNGANAYQDFGILTMAEDQQGRVLTQANRGLARWEGSSWKIFDSHNGIDFKDVSAILANRSGIPWFGTRGHGIVRWQGYGEVENWTIAQGLHDDVVHSIFRDSQHRLWIADQFQVEQMNDLAGRFDVPRLFEEKPLLHGINFAESPDHSLWFFTKDGEVYRTDPALERIVFSEKLPPLASTFTDSSHRIWVLSQKGLYVIRRPDTPSIDKIADPLMASSAWADAAESPDHSLWFLGAQSLYRFTPSDRRFSRIPLDIASSFQMRNIAAAPDGTLWIGGTAGLLHLQIDGDHVTVLDSISKPRIASSDVQFVRLDTRGWLWVGSSAGVNVFDGSRWRLLTRQDGLVSTDTNQSAFLAESDGSVWIGANGGAIHLLHPEHLLSPSLLDVRFTSATLGDIALSQYETPELPWKNASFNVHFTSLNFARDGSIRFRYRLVGRESRWRETKDHRLHYSGIAPGNYRFELQAIDLDRQKQSSVISLTFIVQPPWWQTPAVYIMLFVFILLALVLVWQWRERHHLQRQHLLGQMVAQRTQELETEKAELMAAREILSQQATRDALTGIWNRSAIIDILVREMDRARRTSAPLAVVLADIDHFKQVNDTMGHLAGDSILRDAARRMFHNIRPYDFIGRYGGEEFLLVLPGLPYRDPNERLNQILQSISHEPFLFEGRTVPVTSSFGVAWLAAEISDVEDFIRRADEALYRAKSSGRNRVTFHEESPPNNKPVS; encoded by the coding sequence TTGAGCAGGCAGCCTGAACGCAACTCCACACTCTGGTTTCCGGAGTTCCGACGGCTCGGCTGGCTCTTTCTGCGCCTGGCGGTCATGCTCTTCTGCGTTTCGCCTGGAACCACGACCACTTTTGCTCAACAATTCAATTTTTTTCATTACGGTCAGGAACAGGGGCTCAGAAACCTCGATGTTCTCGATCTGATCGAAGATAACTCCGGACTGCTGTGGATCGCCACGGAGAATGGCCTCTATCGTTACGATGGAGCCCAGTTCCATCGCTTTGGACCGGAAGAAGGACTGATGGAATCTCTGATTCTGGGACTCCATAAGGACGTCTCAGGCCGCATCTGGGCCGCTAGCGACGATCACATCTACTTCTTCGACGGCAAGCGCTTCACCGCAGCTCCTGCTGAAGGGCCCCCACTTCGGCTTCTGCCTGGAGAACCGATCCGCTCCATCGATCCCGACCATATTCTCTTTCTTGAGAGCGGCAGCCTGATGCTTCTCTCGCGGTCCGAAGATAAGACTGGTCGCCCATCATGGAAGCTGCAACCGTTCTTTACTGCTGCCGAGATCAGCGCCAAAACTGCGCTTGCGCATCTCCATAGTCTTCTCATCTCTGCCGATGGATTGAATCTCTGGCTGGGATGTGGACAGGCCCTTTGCCGCATCCGGAACCCGCTCGGGGGAGATTCCCGCCAGATCGAAGTATTTGCGAACACCCAGAACATTCCTTCCGACGACTGGGTCTCTCTCTTTGAAGACCGCAATGAAACGCTCTGGGCTCGCAGCAGTCAGCACATTCGTATTCTTGCTCGAAGCGACTCTACCTTTCGTACCCGCGACCTTCCCTCTGTCAATGGCGCGAACGCCTACCAGGACTTCGGCATCCTCACCATGGCCGAGGATCAGCAGGGCCGCGTGTTGACCCAGGCCAACCGTGGACTGGCTCGCTGGGAAGGCTCTTCCTGGAAGATCTTCGACTCCCACAATGGCATCGACTTCAAAGACGTCAGCGCCATCCTGGCAAATCGCAGCGGAATCCCCTGGTTCGGTACGCGCGGTCATGGAATCGTCCGCTGGCAAGGTTACGGAGAAGTCGAGAACTGGACGATCGCACAGGGACTACACGACGATGTCGTTCATTCCATCTTTCGTGACTCTCAACATCGTCTTTGGATTGCAGACCAATTTCAGGTCGAGCAGATGAACGATCTGGCCGGCAGGTTTGATGTTCCCCGCCTCTTCGAGGAGAAGCCGCTCCTGCATGGCATTAACTTCGCAGAATCTCCCGACCACTCGCTTTGGTTCTTTACAAAAGATGGGGAGGTCTATCGGACCGACCCTGCCCTCGAACGCATCGTTTTTTCGGAAAAGCTTCCCCCGCTGGCCAGCACCTTTACCGACTCTTCGCATCGCATCTGGGTTCTCTCACAAAAAGGCCTTTACGTCATCCGTAGACCGGATACTCCTTCGATCGATAAGATCGCCGATCCGCTGATGGCATCCAGCGCATGGGCTGATGCAGCAGAGAGCCCCGATCACTCCCTCTGGTTTCTCGGCGCACAATCTCTTTACCGTTTCACTCCATCGGACCGGCGCTTCTCGCGGATTCCACTCGATATCGCCTCCTCCTTCCAGATGCGCAACATTGCCGCCGCACCGGATGGCACTCTCTGGATCGGCGGGACGGCGGGATTGCTGCATCTGCAGATCGATGGAGATCATGTGACGGTTCTCGATTCCATCTCGAAGCCGCGCATTGCCTCATCCGACGTTCAATTCGTGCGGCTCGACACCCGGGGATGGCTCTGGGTCGGCAGCAGCGCGGGAGTGAATGTCTTCGATGGTTCACGGTGGCGCCTGCTCACCCGACAGGATGGCCTGGTCTCCACCGACACCAACCAGAGTGCCTTCCTCGCAGAAAGCGATGGCTCCGTTTGGATTGGAGCCAATGGCGGGGCAATTCATCTTCTACATCCGGAGCATCTCCTCTCTCCATCGCTCCTCGATGTCCGCTTTACCTCCGCGACCCTGGGAGACATCGCCCTCTCGCAGTACGAGACTCCCGAGCTTCCCTGGAAGAATGCCTCATTCAACGTCCATTTCACCTCGTTGAACTTTGCTCGAGACGGCAGCATCCGGTTTCGTTATCGTCTGGTCGGCAGAGAGAGCCGCTGGAGAGAGACGAAGGACCACCGCCTGCACTATTCAGGGATCGCACCCGGAAACTACCGCTTCGAACTTCAGGCCATCGATCTCGATCGGCAGAAGCAGTCCTCCGTAATCTCGCTGACGTTTATCGTGCAGCCTCCCTGGTGGCAAACTCCTGCCGTTTACATCATGCTGTTCGTCTTTATCCTTCTGGCCCTTGTTCTGGTCTGGCAATGGCGCGAGAGGCACCATCTCCAGCGTCAGCATCTGTTGGGGCAGATGGTGGCGCAACGCACCCAGGAGCTCGAAACCGAAAAGGCCGAGCTGATGGCAGCACGAGAGATTCTCAGCCAGCAGGCGACACGCGATGCTCTTACCGGCATCTGGAACCGTTCCGCCATCATCGACATCCTCGTCCGGGAGATGGACCGCGCGCGCCGCACCAGCGCGCCGCTTGCCGTAGTGCTGGCTGACATCGATCACTTCAAACAGGTCAACGATACGATGGGCCATCTCGCAGGAGACTCCATCCTGCGAGATGCCGCTCGACGCATGTTCCATAACATCCGCCCTTATGACTTCATCGGGCGTTATGGAGGCGAAGAGTTCCTCCTCGTACTGCCGGGACTGCCCTATCGCGATCCCAACGAACGGCTCAACCAGATCCTGCAGTCCATCTCGCACGAGCCATTTCTCTTCGAGGGACGCACCGTTCCCGTCACCTCAAGTTTTGGAGTCGCATGGTTAGCGGCCGAAATCTCCGATGTTGAAGACTTTATTCGTCGCGCCGACGAGGCACTCTATCGCGCCAAATCTTCCGGACGTAATCGCGTCACCTTCCACGAAGAGTCGCCACCCAATAACAAACCTGTAAGCTAA
- the fabD gene encoding ACP S-malonyltransferase, producing the protein MTKPVFLFPGQGSQTVGMGRDLYDNFPSARAVFEEADDALGFPLSKLIFEGPEDQLKLTEHTQPAILTVSVAAARVLAERGLTATLAAGHSLGEYSAHVAAGTFSFSDAVRTVRARGRYMQQAVPAGEGAMAAILGLSAPLIREICSQVSDQLTPLPRTPEAQDFNPNSAVVSPANLNSPDQTVISGAVGAVERAAALCKEAGAKRTVMLPVSAPFHCALMQPAQDALAKDLAALTLNDPALPVAANVDARLVTTADDARDCLVRQVTGSVRWVECIQLLAAQGTTHFIEVGPGKVLTGLNRQILGKDSPIPSLNVEDSASLEKTLQSLS; encoded by the coding sequence ATGACAAAACCAGTTTTTCTCTTTCCAGGCCAGGGTTCCCAAACGGTCGGCATGGGCCGCGATCTCTACGACAATTTCCCTTCTGCACGCGCAGTTTTTGAAGAAGCCGACGACGCGCTCGGCTTCCCGCTCTCGAAGCTGATCTTTGAGGGGCCCGAAGACCAGCTCAAACTCACCGAACACACCCAGCCTGCGATCCTCACCGTCTCCGTCGCCGCCGCACGCGTTCTCGCCGAGCGCGGCCTCACCGCTACTCTCGCTGCTGGACACTCGCTAGGCGAGTACTCCGCGCACGTTGCCGCAGGCACCTTCAGCTTCAGCGATGCCGTCCGCACCGTCCGCGCACGAGGACGCTACATGCAGCAGGCCGTCCCCGCAGGCGAAGGAGCCATGGCCGCCATCCTCGGGCTCTCCGCACCGCTCATCCGCGAGATCTGCTCGCAGGTATCGGATCAACTCACCCCGCTCCCCAGAACCCCTGAGGCTCAGGACTTCAACCCCAACAGCGCGGTCGTCTCTCCTGCGAATCTCAATTCGCCTGACCAGACTGTTATCTCCGGCGCCGTTGGCGCTGTCGAACGCGCCGCAGCTCTATGCAAAGAGGCGGGAGCCAAGCGCACCGTCATGCTTCCTGTCAGCGCTCCCTTCCACTGCGCGTTGATGCAACCCGCGCAGGATGCACTCGCAAAAGATCTCGCAGCCCTTACCCTCAATGATCCTGCATTGCCGGTGGCGGCCAATGTGGACGCACGACTCGTCACCACCGCCGATGATGCACGGGACTGCCTCGTGCGTCAGGTCACCGGCTCCGTCCGTTGGGTCGAATGCATCCAGCTTCTCGCCGCACAAGGAACGACACACTTCATCGAAGTCGGCCCAGGCAAAGTCCTCACTGGACTCAACCGCCAGATCCTCGGCAAAGACTCGCCAATTCCTTCGCTCAACGTTGAAGACTCAGCATCACTGGAAAAAACATTGCAAAGCCTGAGCTAA
- a CDS encoding glutaminyl-peptide cyclotransferase yields MIPARLVRNLIPAVLLFGTGVALAAPVAGYKIVAKYPHSTSSYTEGFFYLDGLFYEGTGMKGRSALMVIKPETGKPLQQLDLPPSYFGEGIVDWGSKIYQWTWQSHICFVYDRFTLRPIKQFTYAGEGWGMTRTNKEIITSDGTAILRFRDPETFKEIRHIVVKDGSTPVQMLNELEYVKGEIYANIWHSDRIARISPQDGHVIGWIDLAGILPDSQKVDAESVLNGIAYDAQHDRLFVTGKQWPTIFEIKIVNQPTMLIKPLSR; encoded by the coding sequence GTGATACCTGCCCGTCTCGTTCGAAATCTAATTCCAGCAGTTCTTCTCTTCGGCACGGGCGTCGCTTTAGCGGCGCCCGTCGCCGGATACAAAATCGTCGCCAAATACCCACACTCCACCTCGAGCTACACCGAAGGTTTCTTCTATCTCGATGGACTCTTCTACGAAGGCACAGGGATGAAGGGCCGCTCTGCTCTGATGGTCATCAAGCCCGAAACCGGCAAGCCACTTCAACAACTTGATCTGCCTCCCTCGTATTTTGGAGAGGGCATCGTCGATTGGGGATCAAAAATCTATCAGTGGACCTGGCAATCGCACATCTGCTTCGTTTACGACCGTTTCACCCTCCGCCCGATCAAGCAATTCACTTACGCCGGCGAAGGTTGGGGTATGACTCGCACGAACAAAGAGATCATTACCAGCGACGGCACCGCGATCCTCCGCTTCCGCGATCCCGAGACCTTCAAGGAAATACGCCACATCGTCGTCAAGGACGGATCGACACCTGTGCAGATGCTCAACGAACTGGAGTACGTCAAAGGCGAGATCTATGCCAACATCTGGCACTCCGACCGCATCGCGCGCATCTCACCACAGGACGGCCACGTCATCGGATGGATTGATCTTGCGGGCATCCTTCCCGATAGCCAGAAGGTCGATGCAGAATCCGTCCTGAACGGCATCGCCTACGATGCGCAACATGACCGCCTCTTTGTCACAGGCAAGCAATGGCCGACCATCTTTGAGATTAAAATTGTCAATCAGCCAACCATGCTCATCAAACCATTAAGCCGTTAA
- the bcp gene encoding thioredoxin-dependent thiol peroxidase yields the protein MKPGDKVEDFTLQNQDGEDVSLSNFKGSPVVLFFYPRADTPGCTIESCGFRDAFKKFQKEGIVVLGISRDTVKAQKKFKDKYDLPYDLLADDEMTLINRYDLIKPKNMYGKLVKGVKRTTYLIGPDQRLIHIFEDVKPEGHAEEVLALLKKQSKKD from the coding sequence ATGAAACCCGGCGACAAGGTAGAAGATTTCACTCTGCAAAATCAGGACGGTGAAGACGTATCCCTCTCGAACTTCAAGGGCTCGCCTGTCGTGCTCTTCTTCTATCCGCGCGCCGATACTCCCGGCTGCACCATCGAGTCCTGCGGCTTCCGCGACGCCTTCAAGAAGTTCCAGAAGGAAGGTATCGTCGTGCTCGGCATCTCCCGCGACACCGTCAAGGCGCAGAAGAAGTTCAAGGATAAATACGACCTCCCCTACGACCTTCTCGCTGATGACGAGATGACCCTCATCAATCGCTACGATCTCATCAAGCCGAAGAACATGTACGGCAAGCTGGTCAAAGGCGTAAAGCGGACCACCTATCTCATCGGCCCCGACCAGCGTTTGATCCACATCTTCGAAGACGTCAAACCAGAGGGCCACGCCGAAGAAGTCCTCGCCCTGCTCAAAAAGCAGTCGAAGAAGGATTAG